From a single Pseudophryne corroboree isolate aPseCor3 chromosome 6, aPseCor3.hap2, whole genome shotgun sequence genomic region:
- the LOC134935936 gene encoding zona pellucida sperm-binding protein 3-like yields MGMCVRWSWLLLVALVYGSGLSSAGERVLVRRQSDDWWRHHQSSSRGSLRGSHVVAAQPVAGLGSPRWVAQPVSGLGSSRRIAQPVSGLGSSRWGAQPVSGWGSRVRNDGGAAQSRQLAPLQYTPISVQCGEDMMVVTVMRDLYGNGKLVKASDLSLGPQSCSPGPQSTDTSVVFKIGLQECGNAVQMTADWLIYTTSLTYSPTSPSGVPITRTNSAVVPIQCFYPRHGNVSSNAIKPTWVPFSTTVSSEERLSFSLQLMMDDWSAPRPSSDFQLGDMFYIEASVDTRNHVPMMLFVDSCVATLSPDVRLLFRLISWFHLVPVTNVFYRCLLDGQQEDSSSAFISPRSEPDKLRFVVDAFRFTGIDVSLIYITCTLRAAAATQVPDPMNKACSYVKASSSWTAVDGSNTICQCCVTKNCAGTSRSLVSPLGRPRIGKREVADGSSTGEHGSVTLGPLLVVGTGDVQASRMTIESGHLEQWVLVAIVSVSLVVLLGFLVLTVKCIIKRHACVQDAEK; encoded by the exons ATGGGGATGTGTGTGAGGTGGAGTTGGCTGTTGCTGGTGGCTCTGGTTTATGGCTCAGGATTGTCCAGTGCTGGGGAGCGTGTCTTGGTTAGACGCCAGTCAGATGATTGGTGGAGGCATCACCAGTCCTCCTCAAGGGGTTCTCTTAGAGGATCTCATGTGGTGGCTGCTCAGCCAGTGGCTGGCCTGGGGTCTCCCAGATGGGTTGCTCAGCCTGTGTCTGGCCTAGGGTCTTCCAGACGTATTGCTCAGCCGGTGTCTGGCCTGGGGTCTTCCAGATGGGGTGCTCAGCCTGTGTCAGGATGGGGATCCCGTGTTAGGAATGATGGGGGAGCTGCTCAGTCTAGACAGCTGGCACCACTCCAGTACACTCCTATCAGTGTGCAATGTGGTGAGGACATGATGGTGGTGACTGTGATGAGAGACCTGTATGGGAATGGGAAGCTGGTGAAGGCCTCAGACTTGAGTTTGGGACCCCAGTCCTGCAGTCCTGGTCCCCAGAGCACCGATACCAGTGTGGTCTTCAAGATTGGCCTCCAGGAGTGCGGGAATGCAGTTCAG ATGACTGCAGACTGGCTGATCTACACCACCTCCCTGACCTACAGTCCAACATCCCCCAGTGGTGTCCCCATCACCAGGACTAACTCTGCTGTGGTTCCCATCCAGTGTTTCTACCCCAG ACACGGCAATGTGAGCAGCAATGCCATCAAGCCAACATGGGTTCCATTCAGTACCACAGTGTCCTCTGAAGAGAGACTGTCTTTCTCCTTGCAGCTAATGATGG ATGACTGGAGTGCACCCAGACCTTCCTCTGACTTCCAGCTGGGGGACATGTTCTACATAGAGGCCTCTGTGGACACTCGGAACCATGTCCCTATGATGCTGTTTGTGGATAGCTGTGTGGCCACTTTGTCTCCTGATGTCCGGTTACTGTTTAGGCTGATCTCATGGTTCCACCTTGTGCCAGTAACTAATGTGTTCTATAGGTGCCTGTTGGATGGTCAGCAAGAAGATtcctcttctgccttcatatccccAAGATCTGAGCCAGACAAACTCCGGTTCGTGGTTGATGCTTTCCGTTTCACTGGGATAGATGTCTCTCTG ATCTATATCACTTGTACTCTGAGAGCTGCTGCAGCCACTCAAGTCCCAGATCCCATGAACAAGGCCTGTTCCTACGTGAAGGCATCTAGCAG CTGGACAGCTGTGGATGGCTCCAATACGATCTGCCAGTGCTGTGTCACTAAGAACTGTGCTGGGACATCAAGGAGCCTGGTATCTCCTCTTGGAAGGCCAAGAATTGGCAAAAGAGAAGTTGCAGATG GCTCATCTACAGGAGAACATGGATCAGTGACTTTGGGTCCTCTGCTGGTGGTTGGAACAGGAGATGTCCAGGCTTCCAGAATGACCATAGAGTCTGGGCATCTGGAACAGTGGGTGCTGGTGGCCATTGTGTCAGTCAGTCTGGTTGTATTGCTTGGCTTTCTTGTTCTGACTGTAAAATGCATCATAAAGAGACATGCTTGTGTACAGGATGCAGAGAAATAA